A portion of the Kazachstania africana CBS 2517 chromosome 2, complete genome genome contains these proteins:
- the MHF2 gene encoding Mhf2p (similar to Saccharomyces cerevisiae YDL160C-A; ancestral locus Anc_7.341), whose translation MSIPKETISRILLNKLNENGENFSINTETVESVTKYTDVLIEEMVLRSLENKENIAEATPTLDVDDLEKIIGLLLLDM comes from the coding sequence ATGAGCATCCCAAAGGAAACCATATCAAGAATCTTACTTAATAAActgaatgaaaatggtgaGAATTTCAGCATAAATACAGAAACTGTCGAATCAGTGACGAAATATACAGATGTTTTAATAGAAGAAATGGTCTTACGATCGttggaaaataaagaaaacattGCAGAAGCAACCCCAACACTCGATGTGGACGATTTGGAAAAGATAATTGGGCTTCTACTACTGGATATGTAA
- the ENT1 gene encoding epsin (similar to Saccharomyces cerevisiae ENT1 (YDL161W) and ENT2 (YLR206W); ancestral locus Anc_7.342) — protein MLRSAKNLVKGYSSTQKLVRDATSNSHDNPPIDQLSELAEMTYNNMEFFEIMDMLDKRINSKGKYWKHVIKSLIVLDYLVRFGSENCVIWCKENLYIIKTLREFTYEDESGMDQGQMVRVRAKELTSLLMDEERLREERALNRRGGGNRRRAKSRNSDDDDDLERAKEESRRTAREEEELRRRQEAERQFALQLNQEEQELRALQQLQQQQQQQQQPMYYDIFGNPITPEEYLQFQQRQAALAQQQALLAQQEQQYWAQQQAAFLSQQQQQQQQPLATGSNNPFALNNKKLQQHTPEPSVIDTTLNTQAPLKQTRTGSQSISDKYSALNTLLATGTGIDTFGNTGNQRIPAQHTKTGTFINSQGTGYKQVSTNGFNNVFLNSQYTGLPSSNIVPSQTGYGFGNSTVNNNNLVDL, from the coding sequence ATGCTTCGTTCAGCTAAAAATTTAGTTAAAGGTTACTCATCGACTCAAAAATTAGTACGTGATGCTACTTCCAACAGTCATGATAATCCTCCAATAGACCAGTTGAGTGAGCTGGCAGAGATGACGTACAATAATATGGAATTTTTCGAGATTATGGACATGTTAGATAAGAGAATCAATAGTAAAGGTAAATATTGGAAACACGTTATCAAGTCCTTGATTGTATTAGATTATCTCGTTAGATTCGGTAGTGAAAATTGTGTTATTTGGTGTAAAGAAAATctgtatattattaaaaCGCTCAGGGAATTCACTTACGAAGATGAAAGTGGCATGGATCAGGGTCAGATGGTTAGAGTTAGAGCTAAAGAATTGACCTCGTTGTTAATGGACGAAGAAAGACtaagagaagaaagagCTCTTAATAGAAGAGGTGGTGGGAATAGAAGAAGAgcaaaatcaagaaattctgatgatgatgacgatttGGAGAGGgctaaagaagaaagtagACGTACTgcaagagaagaagaagaacttCGTAGAAGGCAAGAGGCTGAACGTCAATTTGCGCTACAACTAAATCAGGAAGAGCAAGAACTAAGAGCCTTGCAGCAAttacaacaacagcaacagcaacagcagcaaccAATGTATTATGATATTTTCGGAAATCCCATCACACCAGAGgaatatttacaatttcaGCAACGACAAGCGGCTTTGGCTCAGCAACAAGCATTATTAGCCCAACAAGAACAACAGTATTGGGCTCAACAACAGGCTGCATTCTTGtcacaacaacaacagcagcaacagcagCCACTTGCTACAGGCTCTAATAATCCGTTTGCATTAAATAACAAGAAGTTACAACAACATACACCAGAACCATCAGTAATAGACACCACACTGAATACACAGGCACCTTTGAAACAGACAAGAACGGGAAGTCAATCAATTTCTGACAAGTATAGTGCGTTGAATACTCTTTTGGCCACAGGAACAGGTATCGACACATTCGGTAATACAggaaatcaaagaattcCAGCCCAACATACAAAAACAGGGACATTCATCAATTCACAGGGTACGGGTTACAAACAGGTTTCCACGAATGGATTCAATAACGTGTTTTTAAATAGTCAATACACTGGTTTACCCAGTTCCAATATTGTACCTTCACAGACTGGTTATGGGTTCGGTAACAGTACTGTGAATAACAACAATTTGGTCGATTTATAA
- the DMO2 gene encoding Dmo2p (similar to Saccharomyces cerevisiae YDL157C; ancestral locus Anc_7.334), with amino-acid sequence MSDRSNILKVFNPPSNDQQEKVADCLPCDIFNSIFLVGLGSYLASGKAIKRDPKLSLKEFNAKHPNWWRVGLRGFGGVLLFYGAFRGSETFFVWKSQQVEKRIME; translated from the coding sequence ATGAGTGACCGTAGtaatatattgaaagtaTTTAATCCGCCTAGTAATGATCAACAGGAAAAAGTTGCTGATTGTTTGCCCtgtgatattttcaattcaattttcttagtTGGATTAGGAAGTTACCTAGCCAGTGGTAAAGCGATCAAAAGAGAtccaaaattatcattgaaagaattcaatGCAAAGCATCCCAACTGGTGGAGGGTTGGATTAAGAGGATTTGGTGGGGTGCTCTTGTTTTATGGAGCCTTCAGAGGTAGTGAGACCTTTTTTGTCTGGAAATCTCAGCAGGTAGAGAAAAGGATAATGGAATGA
- the STE7 gene encoding mitogen-activated protein kinase kinase STE7 (similar to Saccharomyces cerevisiae STE7 (YDL159W); ancestral locus Anc_7.335), whose amino-acid sequence MIAMIDQDHSASSSPFQKKTLQRKNFKQLSLGDTNTVHTNTSVATLGTSLNSLSIEETSHAQMPSQNSLYLRRGLKKKLTLDAKPQQTTSKTEIRNNNVIIADPSDIDINDTNASTLIIQSNNSIQNNKLDSYSSSSSSSSTSSPSTNVTIEYQLQDLVQLGKIGQGNSGTVLKVLHVPTSKILSKKTIPIEQNNDIINNQLLRELTIMKGIKPHDNIISFYGAFIRHSVNNEIIILMEYMDCASLDKILNVFKSFMEKENVTNYRKTWFNNPLVLSKISFAVLNGLSYLYKNYKIIHRDIKPSNVLINSKGQIKICDFGVSKKLINSIADTFVGTSTYMSPERIQGNVYSTKGDVWSLGLMIIELVTGEFPLGGHDDTPDGILDLLQRIVNEPSPRLPTSFIENYSSHNIEDLKELVNFVNRCCVKEEKGRSSINELLVHDFIVRYNGPSNTASRNYEREFRHWCKKIKSKLKEDKQIKREINERAKLEQQRTAQKKSLNR is encoded by the coding sequence ATGATTGCGATGATAGACCAAGACCATTCCGCATCTTCAAGTCCCTTCCAAAAGAAGACATTacaaaggaaaaattttaaacaaCTTTCTTTAGGCGATACTAATACTGTCCATACTAATACCAGTGTTGCTACACTTGGCACATCGCTGAACAGTCTCAGTATTGAGGAAACCAGTCATGCACAGATGCCCTCTCAAAATAGTTTGTATCTTCGAAGAggattgaaaaagaaactgaCATTAGACGCCAAACCGCAACAAACAACTTCTAAAACagaaattagaaataataatgtcATAATAGCAGACCCAAGTGATATAGATATAAACGATACCAATGCATCGACATTAATCattcaatcaaataattcaattcaaaataaCAAACTTGATTCATattcctcttcatcttcatcatcttccaCTTCTTCTCCATCTACCAATGTAACAATAGAATATCAATTGCAAGACTTAGTCCAATTGGGGAAAATTGGTCAAGGTAATTCAGGTACAGTGCTGAAAGTGTTACATGTTCCAACGTCAAAGATACTTTCTAAGAAAACTATTCCtattgaacaaaataatgatataatTAATAACCAACTATTGAGAGAATTGACAATTATGAAAGGAATAAAACCACATGACAATATCATTTCCTTTTATGGTGCGTTCATTCGACATTCtgttaataatgaaatcataattttgatggaaTATATGGATTGTGCGTCTTTGGATAAGATATTGAATGTTTTTAAAAGTTTTATGGAAAAAGAGAACGTTACCAATTACAGGAAAACTTGGTTCAACAATCCACTAGTTCTATcgaaaatatcatttgCCGTTTTAAATGGTCTTTCTTACTTGtacaaaaattataaaatcaTTCATAGAGATATCAAACCTTCCAATGTTTTAATTAATAGTAAAGGCCAAATCAAGATATGCGACTTCGGCGtttccaagaaattgatcaattcgATAGCAGACACTTTTGTGGGAACGTCTACATACATGTCGCCTGAAAGAATTCAAGGCAATGTATACTCCACAAAGGGTGATGTCTGGTCTTTGGGACTTATGATCATTGAATTGGTTACAGGAGAATTCCCATTAGGTGGCCATGATGATACTCCTGATGGTATACTCGATCTGTTGCAAAGAATAGTCAATGAACCTTCTCCACGATTACCCACATCCTTTATCGAAAACTATTCCAGCCACAATATcgaagatttgaaagaattggTTAATTTTGTTAATAGATGTTGCGtgaaagaagagaaaggtAGATCCTCCATTAACGAGCTGTTAGTTCACGATTTCATAGTAAGATACAATGGGCCGTCAAATACTGCATCAAGAAATTATGAAAGAGAGTTTAGACATTGGtgtaagaaaattaaatcaaaattgaaagaagataAACAAATTAAACGTGAAATCAATGAGCGTGCAAAACTAGAACAACAAAGAACGGCGCAAaagaaatctttaaatCGATAG
- the DHH1 gene encoding DExD/H-box ATP-dependent RNA helicase DHH1 (similar to Saccharomyces cerevisiae DHH1 (YDL160C); ancestral locus Anc_7.336), with protein MATIMDNNTTSHSTASGNDDWKSKLNIPKKDTRPQTEDVLNIKGNTFEDFHLKRELLMGIFEAGFEKPSPIQEESIPVAITGRDILARAKNGTGKTAAFVIPTLQKIKPKVNKIQALIMVPTRELALQTSQVVRTLGKHCGISCMVTTGGTNLRDDILRLNDTVHVLVGTPGRVLDLASRKIADLSECALFIMDEADKMLSRDFKTIIEQILIFLPKNHQSLLFSATFPLTVKEFMVKHLNKPYEINLMEELTLKGITQYYAFVEERQKLHCLNTLFAKLQINQAIIFCNSTNRVELLAKKITDLGYSCYYSHARMKQQERNKVFHEFRQGKVRTLVCSDLLTRGIDIQAVNVVINFDFPKTAETYLHRIGRSGRFGHLGLAINLINWNDRFNLYKIEQELGTEIAAIPATIDKSLYVAENESTVPIPFPIEQQQLHHPQQQQQQQHPSVPNQNMMMMNQIPQQQNNPQFTAQPQHFNQQQHAIPPQMQFNQQQMTQLHPQHQQQFNPQPQF; from the coding sequence ATGGCAACAATCAtggataataatactaCTTCTCATAGCACTGCTAGTGGTAATGACGACTGGAAATctaaattaaatattccaaaaaaagATACTAGACCACAAACGGAAGATGTTCTAAATATAAAAGGTAAcacttttgaagatttccatttgaaaagagaactATTAATGGGTATTTTTGAAGCAGGTTTTGAAAAACCTTCTccaattcaagaagaatCTATACCTGTGGCTATAACAGGTAGAGATATCCTGGCAAGAGCCAAAAATGGTACTGGTAAAACAGCTGCTTTTGTTATTCCaactttacaaaaaattaagccaaaagtaaataaaattcaagCTTTAATTATGGTTCCAACGAGAGAATTGGCTTTACAAACTTCTCAAGTCGTTCGTACTCTAGGAAAGCACTGTGGAATTTCATGTATGGTCACCACTGGTGGTACAAATTTAAGAGATGATATCTTAAGATTAAATGATACTGTTCATGTCCTTGTCGGTACTCCAGGTAGAGTACTAGATTTAgcttcaagaaaaattgcaGATTTATCTGAATGTGCTTTATTTATTATGGATGAAGCAGATAAAATGTTATCACGTGATTTTAAAACTATTATTGAACAAatcttaatctttttaccaaaaaatcatcaatcTCTCTTATTTTCTGCAACTTTTCCATTAACTGTTAAAGAATTCATGGTTAAACATTTAAATAAACCTtatgaaattaatttaaTGGAAGAATTGACTTTAAAAGGTATTACACAATATTATGCATTCGTGGaagaaagacaaaaatTACATTGTTTAAATACACTTTTTgcaaaattacaaattaaTCAAGCTATCATCTTCTGTAATTCAACAAATAGAGTGGAATTATTAgctaaaaaaattacagaTTTAGGGTATTCATGTTATTATTCACATGCAAGAATGAAAcaacaagaaagaaataaagtTTTCCACGAATTCCGTCAAGGTAAAGTTAGAACTTTAGTCTGTTCAGATTTATTAACTCGTGGTATTGATATTCAAGCCGTTAACGTTGTTATAAATTTCGATTTCCCAAAAACTGCAGAAACTTATTTACATAGAATCGGTAGATCCGGTAGATTCGGTCATTTAGGTTTAGCAATCAATTTAATCAATTGGAATGACCGTTTCAATCTTTACAAGATCGAACAAGAATTAGGTACAGAAATTGCTGCTATCCCAGCCACAATTGATAAATCATTGTACGTTGCTGAAAATGAATCCACCGTTCCAATTCCTTTCCCAATagaacaacaacaattacACCATCcacaacagcaacaacaacaacaacacCCTTCTGTaccaaatcaaaatatgatgatgatgaatcaaatcccacaacaacaaaataaCCCACAATTCACCGCACAACCACAACACTTCAACCAACAACAACATGCCATCCCACCTCAAATGCAATTCAATCAACAACAAATGACACAACTACATCCACAGCACCAACAGCAGTTCAATCCTCAACCACAATTTTAA
- the CLB3 gene encoding B-type cyclin CLB3 (similar to Saccharomyces cerevisiae CLB3 (YDL155W) and CLB4 (YLR210W); ancestral locus Anc_7.332), with amino-acid sequence MMEKHDSSQTLRAFTDRFAGIDENTSFNMHVRSSNIVNKENLNPREEYVGNSKVQAGNSQQHRAVLNDVTAQIANKANAVVTDRIQSKSSNTSPSSPSSVATNKNSSEISGEPSIGETTEPVSQHESLEQNNESAGEYNHYAELEEDDTNAELFEPIVPIYNDAIEAQLLEAKRLYFRSTPDSQDEDTYDVVMVSELVNDIFPYLRQLEEKYRPDANYMHRQKHLKWSYRRVLIDWIVEVHSKFQLLPETLYLTVNIIDRFLSKQSVLLDKFQLVGAAALFIASKYEEINCPSLKDIVYMVHNTYTREQIIEAERFLIDTLDFEIGWPGPMSFLRRISKADDYEYDIRTLAKYLLESTLMDSRLVSASPSWLAAASYLVSIVILQGHSAWSMKHVYYSGYTQEQLLPLGTIILENCRQGQVCHKMIYEKYSHHRQHYSALLVDKWIESAERQVEKRESK; translated from the coding sequence ATGATGGAGAAGCATGATTCATCTCAGACTTTGAGAGCTTTTACGGATAGATTCGCAGGAATAGACGAAAATACAAGCTTTAATATGCATGTCAGAAGCAGTAATATAGtgaataaagaaaatttaaaccCACGAGAGGAATATGTTGGAAATTCGAAGGTACAAGCTGGAAATTCTCAGCAACATCGAGCTGTGTTGAATGATGTAACAGCACAAATAGCGAACAAAGCTAATGCCGTTGTCACAGATCGTATTCAAAGTAAATCATCGAACACATCGCCATCCTCTCCTTCATCAGTTGCAACAAACAAGAACTCATCTGAGATATCGGGTGAGCCTTCGATTGGAGAAACCACCGAACCAGTATCTCAGCACGAATCCCTTGAACAAAACAATGAGTCTGCTGGTGAATACAACCATTATGcagaattagaagaagatgatacGAATGCGGAACTTTTTGAACCCATTGTTCCTATCTATAATGACGCCATCGAGGCGCAACTGCTAGAAGCCAAGAGACTTTACTTCCGGTCAACACCAGATTCACAAGATGAAGACACATATGACGTAGTTATGGTGAGCGAATTAGTTAACGACATTTTCCCATATCTACGGCAACTAGAAGAGAAATATAGACCAGATGCTAACTATATGCACCGTCAAAAACATTTAAAATGGTCTTACAGAAGAGTGCTAATAGATTGGATTGTGGAGGTACACAGCAAATTCCAATTGCTACCAGAAACGTTATATTTGACTGTTAACATAATTGAtagatttctttcaaaacaaTCTGTATTACTAGATAAATTCCAATTGGTTGGTGCGGCAGCCCTCTTTATAGCATCCAAATATGAAGAGATTAACTGTccatcattgaaagatattgTTTACATGGTGCATAACACGTATACAAGAGaacaaattattgaagCAGAACGTTTTCTGATAGATACATTAGATTTTGAGATTGGATGGCCTGGTCCAATGTCATTTTTAAGACGAATAAGTAAAGCAGATGACTATGAATATGACATAAGGACGCTGGCGAAGTATTTACTAGAGTCAACGCTAATGGATTCAAGATTAGTGTCTGCATCGCCGAGTTGGCTAGCAGCGGCATCGTACCTGGTAAGTATAGTGATTCTACAAGGCCACAGTGCATGGTCTATGAAGCATGTTTATTATTCAGGTTATACACAAGAACAATTGCTACCGTTGGGTACAATAATATTAGAAAACTGTAGACAAGGACAGGTCTGTCACAAGATGatttatgaaaaatattcacaTCATCGTCAACATTACTCTGCTTTATTGGTAGATAAATGGATCGAATCTGCAGAACGCCAAGTTGAAAAACGAGAGAGTAAATGA
- the CMR1 gene encoding Cmr1p (similar to Saccharomyces cerevisiae YDL156W; ancestral locus Anc_7.333): protein MSDSNNDSNLTTFQRKRLENIKRNNDLLKKLNLSKLSNSITPSPPPTVPRSKKVHKAKKSVKKESKPVQLPTRRSRRLQGHSAPDAEPLKELSSSTSATPPAQELQDVKIIGDLKLSDIIKDEDKISRLSSIKISTGDFFDELKTLQSNTDNEKFMFENFKYSECKVIYDRISALYIHPDKERKIILAGDISGNVGLWNAKDVKEEDEEIYDVDEDVFRFQLFKKNVGRIDCFPNKMEKLAIASYDGFLRSLDLTGMQSDELLQLKNEYGDNLGISDFQFSYSDPNVLYLTTLSGEFTTIDMRENNLKNESIKLRRLADKKIGSMAINPKNSFQISTGSLDRTLKIWDIRKLVKKPDWSQYEDYPSHEIVATYDSRLSVSAVSYSPNDETLVCNGYDDTIRLFDVSDKNLQVSEDLQPKLTLKHNCQSGRWTSILKARFKPNKNVFAIANMSRFIDIYNSGGKQLAHLKTATVPAVINWHPSHNIVAGGNSSGKVFLFSEESTDDGPEYNKIKKEDAI from the coding sequence ATGAGTGATAGTAATAACGATAGTAACTTAACTACTTTCCAGAGGAAAAGgttagaaaatataaagagaaataatgatttgcttaagaaattgaatttatcaaaactGTCCAATTCAATCACGCCATCACCTCCGCCAACGGTGCCTAGGTCAAAGAAGGTTCATAAGGCTAAGAAATCAGTTAAAAAGGAATCAAAACCAGTTCAATTACCAACCAGAAGATCAAGACGATTGCAAGGACACTCTGCCCCGGATGCAGAACCATTAAAGGAGTTGTCAAGTTCAACGTCAGCCACACCACCTGCGCAAGAACTCCAGGATGTCAAAATTATTggtgatttgaaattatctgacattatcaaagatgaagataagATTAGTAGACTTTCTAGCATTAAAATCTCTACTGGGGATttctttgatgaattgaagaCGCTGCAATCAAACACTGACAACGAGAAGTTCatgtttgaaaattttaaatattcagAATGTAAAGTAATATATGATAGGATATCTGCTCTTTACATTCATCCTGATAAGGAgagaaaaatcattttaGCAGGTGATATATCAGGAAATGTGGGACTTTGGAATGCAAAAGATGTGAAGGAAGAGGACGAAGAAATCTATGACGTAGATGAAGATGTTTTTAGATTTCAACTATTCAAAAAGAATGTTGGTAGAATTGACTGTTTTCCTAACAAAATGGAAAAGCTTGCTATTGCATCTTATGATGGGTTTTTAAGATCACTGGATCTTACTGGTATGCAAAGTGACGAGCTACTGCAATTAAAGAACGAATATGGGGACAATCTTGGTATCAGTGATTTTCAGTTCAGTTATTCGGATCCAAATGTACTATATTTAACAACGTTAAGTGGTGAGTTTACAACAATTGATATGAGAGAGAAtaacttgaaaaatgaaagcaTAAAATTGCGAAGACTGGCAGATAAAAAGATTGGATCCATGGCTATCAACCctaaaaattcttttcaaatttccacTGGTTCCCTAGATAGAACATTAAAAATATGGGATATTAGGAAACTGGTCAAGAAACCAGATTGGTCTCAATATGAGGACTATCCTAGCCACGAGATAGTAGCTACCTACGACTCTAGGCTCAGTGTGTCTGCCGTGTCGTATTCTCCAAATGATGAAACATTAGTATGCAATGGCTACGATGATACAATTCGATTATTTGATGTGAGTGACAAAAATTTACAAGTTTCGGAGGATTTACAACCCAAATTGACTTTAAAGCATAACTGTCAAAGTGGTAGATGGACAAGTATATTGAAAGCAAGGTTTAAACCTAATAAAAATGTCTTTGCTATCGCAAACATGAGTAGGTTCATTGATATCTATAATAGTGGCGGTAAGCAATTAGCACACTTGAAGACAGCCACAGTTCCTGCCGTTATCAATTGGCACCCATCCCACAATATTGTTGCTGGAGGTAATTCAAGTGGGAAGGTCTTCCTATTCAGCGAAGAATCCACTGATGATGGTCCAGAATACAACAAGATCAAAAAGGAGGATGCAATCTAA